TGTTTTTCCTCCCCCAGTGGACGATTTAAGGAAAGGAGGGATGAGATTTCCAGCAGAGTAGCTTCTTACACATCAGTCTTTTGCTTCTTGGTTTCAACATCATCCTAAAAACAGTGGCCAGTTAGAGttaaaacactgcagtttgtAAGGTCAGACTTACATACTTGTATAAAGTTTTCACTGCATGGTGGAAATTACCTCATCATCTTCCTCGGCTGCTCTTTTTCCTGTGCCGCCCTCAGCCtcgtcatcttcatcatcatcatcgtcacctGCAATGTAGTTATTCATTCTTAGTATTGCATCTTCGTTTATATGACTTGGTTGTCAACACATAGGTAGAGCTACAGCCGtatgttttttaatcattctcATCATTAAGTTGGTTTATTTAAAGCCTTGCCTTCTCCATCATCTTCCTCATCTTCTTCAGCCACCTCATCATCCTCCTCGTCTACTTCATTTTCTTGATCGCCATTCTCCTCAttttcctaaaaaataaaa
This genomic stretch from Carassius gibelio isolate Cgi1373 ecotype wild population from Czech Republic chromosome B6, carGib1.2-hapl.c, whole genome shotgun sequence harbors:
- the ptmaa gene encoding prothymosin alpha-A, whose translation is MADTKVDTSSEVSAKDLKEKKQVEEAENGKDAPANGNVENEENGDQENEVDEEDDEVAEEDEEDDGEGDDDDDEDDEAEGGTGKRAAEEDDEDDVETKKQKTDV